A window of Nonomuraea angiospora genomic DNA:
GGCTCGGGGACGAGCGCTGGGCGGAATGGGCGGCGGGGGCGCGGCCCCTGGGAGTGGGGACGATCTATTGGGTTGATACCTCAAAAACAGTCGATATTTCGGGACTTGCGGGATTGTGTCAGGCTCCGCAATGATCTCCCGCGTGAAAAGTCTGTGGGTAATTGCGGTAATTGCTGCCTTAGGCATGGGTGGAGTCGCGGAGGCGGCCGACGGTGTGCCCGGGGTCGACGTCAGTAACTGGACGGGCGAGGTCGACTGGGGAAGCGTGGCCTCCGGGGGTGCGAAGTTCGCGTTCGTCCAGGCCACCGAGGGGACGAACTACCGCAACCCCAGTTTCGACGCCCAGTACGGCGGCGCCGCGGGGGCCGGGCTGATCCGGGGCGCATATCACTTTGCGCAACCACACGAATCCGACGGGACGGCTCAGGCCGACTATTTCCTGCAGAACGGCGGCAACTGGATCAGCGACGGTCAAACGCTGCCCGGAGTGCTCGATATCGAGGACAACCCGTACAAGGACAAGAACGGCAAGAACAACTGCTACGACCTGTCCGCCGAGGACATGGTCAACTGGATCAAGGACTTCACGAAGAAGTACCACGAGGCCACCGGCCGCCGCGCGATCATCTACACCACCACGAGCTGGTGGCAGACCTGTACGGGGAACTCCGACAAGTTCAAGTCCAACCCGCTCTGGCTCGCCCGCTGGGGCGCTGACCCCGGTGAGCTGCCGAAGGGCTGGAAGCGGCACACGTTCTGGCAGTCGGCGGAGAAGGGCACGCTGGCCGGTGGGCAGAACTCGTTCAACGGCTCCGAGTCCCAGCTCAAGGAGCTGGCCAACCCGCCGGCCGAGGTGACGGTCTCGGGCGCGGCCCGCAACCGTAAGACGTACACGGTCACCGTCTCGAACACCGGCCCGCACCCCGTCAAGGACGTCAAGGTGTCGGGGCGGGCGTTCGGCGGGCAGCGCGTGGTGAAGGCGCCCGGGTGCAAGTTCAGCGGCACGGCGGTGCTGTGCCAGGTGGGTGAGCTGACGCGGGGACAGAAGACGACGTTCACGATCACCACGAAGCCGTCCAG
This region includes:
- a CDS encoding GH25 family lysozyme, with protein sequence MGGVAEAADGVPGVDVSNWTGEVDWGSVASGGAKFAFVQATEGTNYRNPSFDAQYGGAAGAGLIRGAYHFAQPHESDGTAQADYFLQNGGNWISDGQTLPGVLDIEDNPYKDKNGKNNCYDLSAEDMVNWIKDFTKKYHEATGRRAIIYTTTSWWQTCTGNSDKFKSNPLWLARWGADPGELPKGWKRHTFWQSAEKGTLAGGQNSFNGSESQLKELANPPAEVTVSGAARNRKTYTVTVSNTGPHPVKDVKVSGRAFGGQRVVKAPGCKFSGTAVLCQVGELTRGQKTTFTITTKPSRSKGTVGLYVTVGSVKLTLKTR